Proteins encoded within one genomic window of Bacteroides sedimenti:
- a CDS encoding dipeptidase, which yields MKHIQSYITQHENRMMNELFSLIRIPSISALPDHKDDMLACAQRWKELLLEAGADRAQVMSSSGNPIVYGEKIVNPEAKTVLIYSHYDVMPAEPLELWKSNPFEPEIRDGRIWARGADDDKGQAFIQVKAFEYLVNHQLLKNNVKFIFEGEEEIGSPSLEQFCKEHKELLKADVILVSDTSMLGADLPSLTTGLRGLAYWEIEVTGPNRDLHSGHFGGAVANPINVLCGMLSKVIDDNGKITIPHFYDDVEAVPEAERTMIANIPFNEEEYKKAIGVKQLAGETGYSTLERNSCRPSFDICGIWGGYTGEGSKTVLPSKAYAKVSTRLVPHQDHHIISQLFKEYFEQMAPQTVQVKVTPMHGGQGYVCPISHPAYLAAEKGFEIAFGKKPLAVRRGGSIPIISSFEEILGIKTILMGFGLEQNAIHSPNESFSLDIFRKGIEAVAEFHIAYSKKK from the coding sequence ATGAAACATATACAGTCTTACATCACCCAGCACGAAAACCGGATGATGAATGAACTTTTCAGTTTAATACGCATTCCCTCCATTAGCGCTTTACCCGATCACAAAGATGATATGTTGGCGTGTGCTCAGCGATGGAAGGAGTTATTGCTGGAAGCAGGAGCCGACAGGGCTCAGGTAATGTCATCGTCAGGAAACCCAATAGTGTATGGAGAAAAGATTGTAAACCCCGAAGCTAAAACCGTGTTGATTTACAGTCATTACGATGTAATGCCTGCAGAACCGCTAGAATTATGGAAAAGCAACCCGTTTGAACCGGAAATCCGCGACGGGCGTATCTGGGCAAGAGGCGCCGATGACGACAAAGGTCAAGCGTTTATCCAAGTGAAAGCGTTTGAATATCTGGTAAACCATCAGCTTCTGAAAAACAACGTGAAGTTTATTTTCGAGGGGGAAGAAGAAATTGGCTCGCCCAGCTTGGAACAGTTCTGCAAAGAGCACAAGGAATTATTAAAAGCTGATGTGATTCTGGTATCCGACACCAGCATGCTGGGTGCCGATCTGCCATCACTTACCACCGGACTTCGAGGACTGGCTTATTGGGAAATAGAGGTTACCGGACCAAACCGCGACCTGCACTCAGGGCATTTCGGCGGAGCGGTAGCCAATCCCATCAATGTGCTTTGCGGCATGCTGAGTAAGGTTATTGACGACAACGGAAAGATTACCATTCCACACTTTTACGATGATGTAGAAGCCGTGCCCGAAGCGGAAAGAACCATGATTGCAAATATACCCTTCAACGAGGAAGAGTATAAAAAAGCTATCGGAGTAAAACAGCTGGCAGGAGAAACTGGCTATTCTACATTGGAACGAAACAGCTGCCGTCCATCATTCGATATCTGCGGCATCTGGGGCGGATACACAGGAGAAGGTTCGAAAACTGTACTCCCATCAAAAGCTTATGCCAAAGTATCTACCCGACTGGTTCCTCATCAGGATCATCATATCATCAGTCAACTTTTTAAGGAATACTTTGAACAAATGGCTCCTCAAACCGTACAAGTAAAGGTTACACCAATGCATGGCGGACAAGGGTATGTATGCCCCATCTCCCACCCTGCATATCTTGCCGCGGAAAAAGGTTTCGAAATCGCTTTCGGAAAGAAACCTCTGGCTGTAAGACGAGGAGGAAGCATTCCAATCATATCGAGTTTTGAGGAAATACTTGGAATCAAAACCATACTAATGGGTTTCGGACTGGAACAGAATGCCATCCATTCGCCCAACGAAAGTTTCTCTCTGGACATCTTCCGAAAGGGAATTGAGGCTGTAGCCGAATTTCATATAGCATACTCAAAGAAGAAATAG
- the aroC gene encoding chorismate synthase, protein MFNSFGNIFRLTSFGESHGKGVGGVIDGFPSGIKIDMDFVQQELNRRRPGQSKITTDRDESDKVEFLSGVFQGKSTGSPIGFVVWNKNQHSKDYENIKNIFRPSHADYTYQLKYGIRDYRGGGRSSARETISRVVAGALAKLALKQIGISITAYTSQVGHIRIDEDYKKYDFANIEETPVRCPDLKKAKEMVDYIEQIKNEGDTIGGVVTCVIQGCPIGLGEPVFGKLHAALGNAMLSINASKAFEYGNGFKGLKQKGSEQNDVFYNHDGLIETKTNHSGGIQGGISNGEDIYFRVAFKPVATILMEQHTVNIEGEDTTMKAKGRHDPCVLPRAVPIVEAMAAMTILDYYLLDRCTQL, encoded by the coding sequence ATGTTCAATTCATTCGGCAATATTTTCAGATTAACCAGTTTTGGTGAATCTCATGGTAAAGGAGTGGGAGGTGTTATTGACGGATTTCCTTCGGGGATTAAAATTGATATGGACTTCGTTCAGCAGGAACTGAACAGACGCAGACCAGGTCAGTCTAAAATAACAACAGATCGTGATGAATCTGACAAAGTGGAATTCTTATCTGGCGTATTTCAGGGGAAGTCAACCGGAAGCCCCATCGGCTTTGTGGTATGGAATAAGAACCAACATTCAAAAGATTACGAGAATATAAAAAACATATTTCGTCCTTCGCACGCAGATTATACCTATCAGTTAAAATATGGTATCAGAGACTATCGCGGAGGCGGCCGCTCTTCTGCCCGGGAAACTATCTCGCGGGTAGTGGCAGGCGCACTGGCTAAACTGGCTTTGAAACAAATCGGCATATCCATTACCGCCTACACTTCACAGGTGGGACATATCCGCATTGATGAGGATTATAAGAAATACGACTTCGCAAATATTGAGGAAACTCCGGTGCGTTGCCCCGATTTGAAAAAGGCAAAAGAGATGGTGGACTACATTGAGCAGATCAAGAATGAGGGCGACACGATTGGCGGTGTGGTGACCTGTGTAATTCAGGGATGCCCCATCGGTCTGGGAGAACCGGTCTTTGGCAAACTACATGCCGCTCTTGGCAATGCCATGCTGAGCATCAACGCATCGAAAGCGTTTGAATATGGCAACGGATTCAAAGGATTGAAGCAGAAAGGTTCTGAACAGAACGACGTATTCTATAATCACGACGGACTTATTGAGACAAAGACCAATCATTCAGGAGGAATTCAGGGAGGTATAAGCAACGGAGAAGATATCTATTTCCGGGTAGCCTTTAAACCTGTGGCAACCATCCTGATGGAACAACACACGGTAAACATTGAGGGTGAAGACACCACCATGAAAGCAAAGGGCAGACATGATCCTTGCGTGCTTCCGCGTGCCGTACCTATCGTGGAAGCCATGGCTGCTATGACTATACTGGATTATTATCTGCTTGACAGATGCACTCAATTGTAA